A window from Podospora bellae-mahoneyi strain CBS 112042 chromosome 1 map unlocalized CBS112042p_1, whole genome shotgun sequence encodes these proteins:
- a CDS encoding uncharacterized protein (EggNog:ENOG503P3RA; COG:S) — MAVVAPPPLLKSKLDLWESSESAIYPAVPPSAPMTDIMSYQYPPPPQNGADMDMSPSGYYPNYSVSSHTSSGMDSGVPSRDRSDSMKIKRSLSTPAVGPSPSQAPAPQSTASQQSTAQGQDPLGLAGEKRRNKLGYHRTSVACGHCRRRKIRCIPSQNDVQGRCMNCIRLKKDCSFFPVDQQPPPDTRQKSASRSSVGPKIASASSSPAMQSGMPSDMHGQQPYSQLTIPSMPPPMKPAGSEAYTPDSKIPSSASSSRVYDYGQSGITNWMADASPSSSKPSDLNTNWRTYPAESPITPAFSPYTPHAPPPSATWSTPVGSEPARDDLAWSSSYPAPPPRSLSFGAESVSSQSQYPSISHVSNHSSRDYSRKASSMSADMYPAPISTAIPGVDTTPGSTPTHGLALSAGAAPSSAYGTWQQPYPYSKPTDGYGGAWAYQESGHPGDQHSTEHAYYER, encoded by the exons ATGGCAGTCGTTGCTCCGCCACCCCTATTAAAATCGAAGTTGGACCTCTGGGAATCAAGCGAATCCGCTATATATCCTGCCGTACCACCTTCAGCGCCCATGACAGACATAATGTCATACCAatatccgccgccgcctcaaAACGGCGCTGACATGGACATGTCGCCATCGGGATACTATCCCAACTATTCAGTCTCTTCACACACATCATCAGGAATGGATTCGGGGGTCCCATCCAGAGACCGTTCAGACTCGATGAAAATCAAAAGGTCACTATCGACGCCGGCCGTCggcccatctccatcccagGCCCCGGCACCCCAATCCACGGCATCGCAGCAGTCGACAGCCCAAGGCCAGGACCCGCTTGGGCTGGcaggagaaaagagaagaaacaaACTTGGCTATCATCGGACATCAGTCGCATGTG GCCACTGCCGCCGGCGGAAGATTAGGTGTATACCTTCCCAAAACGACGTGCAGGGTCGATGCATGAACTGCATTCGACTCAAAAAGGACTGCAGTTTCTTCCCAGTagatcaacaaccacctccagaCACGAGACAAAAGTCGGCGTCGAGGTCGTCTGTTGGACCCAAAATTGCTTCAGCCTCTTCATCGCCGGCCATGCAGAGTGGAATGCCGTCCGACATGCATGGACAACAGCCCTATTCCCAACTCACCATACCATCAATGCCTCCGCCGATGAAGCCAGCTGGCTCCGAAGCCTACACCCCTGATTCCAAGA TCCCTTCGAGCGCTTCGAGCTCTCGAGTGTACGATTATGGGCAGTCCGGGATAACAAACTGGATGGCAGATGCTAGCCCGAGCTCCTCTAAACCGAGCGACTTGAATACCAACTGGCGAACTTATCCGGCTGAATCCCCCATAACGCCGGCTTTTTCCCCATACACGCCACACGCACCGCCTCCATCCGCAACCTGGTCAACGCCCGTAGGCTCCGAGCCTGCTCGTGACGATCTGGCCTGGTCATCGTCGTACCCGGCGCCGCCACCCCGATCATTGTCCTTTGGTGCCGAGAGCGTCTCGAGTCAAAGCCAGTACCCATCGATTTCGCATGTCAGCAACCACTCGAGTCGAGATTACAGTCGAAAAGCCAGCTCCATGTCTGCCGACATGTATCCTGCCCCCATCTCAACCGCAATTCCCGGCGTTGATACGACCCCCGGATCGACACCAACTCATGGTCTGGCGCTTTCCGCTGGGGCTGCCCCATCATCTGCCTATGGAACCTGGCAGCAGCCATACCCATATTCCAAACCCACTGATGGTTATGGGGGAGCGTGGGCATATCAAGAATCGGGGCATCCAGGAGATCAGCATTCGACTGAGCACGCCTATTATGAGCGATAG
- a CDS encoding uncharacterized protein (EggNog:ENOG503P38V; COG:S), translating into MASMFEALHPYPQDRLHLRLHRARSVVLTSQELVEIRAAQRTFEGAYMRTALSQFSFALVILKIFTSEFYPIGALFACYGTAIMLVAIYRRYEGNRQFFDSVESEDESSSGEENDPATPTGLTVRGRRRTLVVKKKFRTSGNSVALLVLLSFMCYVALMVLLWKLTG; encoded by the exons ATGGCGTCCATGTTCGAG GCCCTCCATCCTTACCCCCAGGACCGACTCCATCTGCGTCTTCACCGCGCACGATCAGTCGTGCTGACGAGTCAAGA GCTGGTGGAAATCCGCGCTGCCCAACGAACCTTTGAGGGTGCCTATATGCGCACGGCTCTATCACAGTTCTCCTTTGCACTAGTCATCCTCAAGATTTTCACCTCGGAGTTCTACCCCATAGGAGCCTTGTTCGCTTGTTATGGTACGGCTATCATGCTAGTCGCCATCTACCGGCGGTACGAAGGCAACCGTCAGTTCTTTGATTCGGTCGAGAGCGAAGACGAAAGTAGTAGCGGCGAAGAAAACGATccagcaaccccaacagGCCTTACCGTACGGGGGCGAAGAAGGACCCTTGTTGTCAAGAAGAAATTCCGGACCAGCGGTAACAGCGTGGCGTTGCTCGTTTTGTTGAGCTTCATGTGCTACGTTGCGTTGATGGTGTTATTGTGGAAGCTCACAGGTTGA
- the OST2 gene encoding oligosaccharyltransferase complex subunit epsilon (BUSCO:EOG09265JA7; COG:I; EggNog:ENOG503P5BN) — MAQKRNNVNRGVSPNPKTATTTSSSTTTAPLPPTPNPAAPIPGSSRPTSSHSTTTTSAKSSASAPVAQTWDKVVSNLTTHYQKSTPQRTKLLDAFMAFLVVVGVLQFVYCVLAGNYPFNAFLSGFSATVGQFVLTASLRIQTTEANKKDFPAVSPERAFADYVVCSLILHFFCVNFIN; from the exons aTGGCCCAAAAACGCAACAACGTCAACCGCGGCGTCTCGCCAAACCCAAagacagccaccaccacctcttcctcaaccaccaccgcccccctccctccaacccccaaccctgcCGCTCCCATCCCAGGAAGCAGCAGACCAACATCCtcccactccaccaccaccacctcagccAAAAGCTCCGCCTCCGCGCCCGTCGCCCAGACCTGGGACAAGGTCGTCTCCAACCTAACAACCCACTACCAGAAATCCACACCCCAGCGGACGAAGCTGCTCGATGCGTTTATGgccttcttggtggtggtgggggtccTGCAGTTTGTGTATTGTGTCTTGGCGGGGAATTAC CCCTTCAACGCCTTCCTCTCCGGCTTTAGCGCGACAGTCGGGCAGTTTGTTCTCACCGCGTCGCTGCGCATTCAGACCACCGAGGCGAATAAGAAGGACTTTCCAGCGGTTTCTCCCGAGAG GGCGTTTGCGGATTACGTTGTCTGCAGTTTAATCCTGCATTTCTTCTGCGTGAACTTTATCAACTAG
- a CDS encoding uncharacterized protein (COG:U; EggNog:ENOG503P0Y6; BUSCO:EOG09262V9N), translated as MFNALNRFISRLDGDAPPQARETHSGFGFQVLRNTNLELSIEPWFDYIVGINGRMIESSDPSLFAQEVRNCAGSSVMLGLWSAKGQRTRALHVPVPADTASLGLTLQWTPLSVVSNIWHVLDVPANSPADAAGLLPYSDYILGTPEGVLHGESGLSELVEDHIGRPLRLYVYNNEYNVTREVTIQPSRDWGGEGALGCVLGYGALHRIPAPLSEPVQAPGETLFDGSESGGGIPQFGAAPRSFSPFVPAATTATPPPPSSSADFLVPAQLLGPPPTTGGTAPPRGKKKERGHHTGPNLMDDYFKEQEKKSRELDNAPSRTASPLPPPPKTGGPPMGGPPRAGSIPPPPKEG; from the exons atGTTCAACGCCCTCAACCGATTCATATCCCGTCTCGACGGTGATGCGCCTCCCCAGGCAAGAGAAACCCACAGCGGTTTCGGCTTCCAAGTCCTGcgcaacaccaacctcgagcTCTCCATCGAGCCATGGTTCGACTACATAGTCGGCATCAACGGGCGCATGATT GAATCCtccgacccctccctcttcgcccagGAAGTCCGCAACTGCGCCGGCTCCTCAGTGATGCTCGGCCTCTGGTCCGCCAAAGGCCAGCGCACACGCGCCCTCCACGTCCCGGTCCCCGCCGACACCGCTTCCCTAGGCCTCACCCTCCAATGGACCCCGCTCTCCGTCGTCTCCAACATCTGGCACGTCCTCGACGTCCCCGCCAACTCTCCCGCCGACGccgccggcctcctcccctacAGCGATTACATCCTCGGCACCCCTGAGGGCGTCCTCCACGGCGAATCCGGCCTCTCCGAGCTTGTAGAAGACCACATCGGccgccccctccgcctctACGTCTACAACAACGAATACAACGTCACGCGCGAGGTCACCATCCAGCCCTCGCGTgactggggaggagagggagctcTCGGCTGCGTCCTCGGCTATGGCGCCCTACATCGCATCCCTGCCCCTCTTAGCGAGCCAGTTCAAGCTCCCGGTGAGACTCTCTTTGATGGCAGTGaatctggtggtggtatccCTCAGTTCGGCGCTGCCCCAAGGTCATTCTCACCTTTTGTTCCGGCGGCTACCACAGctactcctccccctccatcctcctcggcagacTTTCTTGTCCCGGCTCAACTACTTGGCCCGCCTCCAACAACAGGCGGTACTGCACCACCCCGaggcaaaaagaaggaaaggggcCACCATACGGGACCGAATCTCATGGACGATTACTTCAAGGaacaggaaaagaagagcagAGAATTGGACAACGCGCCAAGTCGAACCGCCTCACCGttgccacctcccccaaaaaccGGAGGGCCACCAATGGGAGGGCCGCCCAGGGCTGGAAGcatacctcctccacccaagGAGGGATAG
- the tgs1 gene encoding putative diacylglycerol O-acyltransferase tgs1 (BUSCO:EOG0926306O; EggNog:ENOG503P0ET; COG:S), with the protein MSIMKPVVGKLPLTDECLHYDDVCEVPQNLQKYFHQRYSIFKFYDYDIRLTNDAWFGITPEPLALRLANDLPSHLYSTPRRTTIVDLFGGAGGNTIAFALSEKWEHVISIERDASTLACAQHNAEVYGVSGYITYIHGDCFDFLDRLKHHPETLDLSLREKCDMSQTVLFASPPWGGVDYKEQDVFDLSTMEPYNLEVLHKACSPMEHALYLPRTSDLRQIAKLAPKGEKIEVVQYCMDGASKAMVALIPEATPELT; encoded by the exons ATGTCCATCATGAAACCCGTCGTTGGCAAACTGCCACTCACAGATGAATGTCTTCACTACGATGATGTGTGTGAGGTGCCGCAAAATCTTCAAAA ATATTTCCACCAGCGCTACTCAATATTCAAATTCTATGACTATGACATCCGCCTCACAAACGATGCTTGGTTTGGCATCACCCCAGAACCCCTAGCCTTGAGGCTCGCCAACGACCTGCCTTCACATCTCTACTCCACCCCACGACGCACGACCATAGTTGACCTCTTTGGCGGTGCTGGCGGCAACACGATCGCCTTTGCGCTCTCAGAGAAATGGGAGCATGTCATCTCCATCGAGCGCGATGCCTCCACTCTCGCATGCGCCCAACACAACGCCGAGGTATACGGCGTCTCCGGATACATCACCTATATCCATGGTGACTGCTTCGACTTTTTGGATCGTCTAAAGCATCACCCAGAAACACTGGATTTATCACTACGAGAAAAGTGCGATATGAGCCAGACCGTTCTGTTTGCATCGCCACCATGGGGAGGAGTGGACTATAAGGAGCAGGATGTGTTCGACCTGAGCACCATGGAGCCGTACAACCTCGAGGTACTACACAAGGCTTGCAGTCCTATGGAGCATGCTTTGTATTTGCCTAGGACGAGCGATTTGAGGCAGATTGCCAAGCTGGCTCCGAAAGGTGAGAAGATAGAAGTGGTGCAGTATTGTATGGATGGGGCGAGTAAAGCGATGGTTGCTTTGATCCCAGAAGCGACGCCGGAGTTAACTTGA
- a CDS encoding uncharacterized protein (EggNog:ENOG503P5CT; COG:S) translates to MKPIVGAVQAWSCVVISLFALVVLGILGILFNKNHPELVGGGEDPENGPEVASTIFTAIIIYIGFIVFCGFQGLLHVRQSRRGSIAL, encoded by the exons ATGAAGCCTATCGTCGGCGCCGTGCAGGCATGGTCTTG CGTTGTGATTTCTCTCTTcgccctcgtcgtcctcggtATTCTCGGCATTCTCTTCAACAAGAATCACCCAGAGCtcgtcggcggtggtgaggaccCCGAGAACGGACCAGAAGTTGCTTCTACCATCTTCACTGCTATTATCATCTACATC GGGTTCATTGTCTTCTGCGGCTTCCAGGGTCTCCTGCACGTACGCCAAAGCCGACGGGGCTCGATTGCGCTATAA